A segment of the Longimicrobiales bacterium genome:
GACATGGTCGACCTGGCGCACACGACGCTGCAGCAGGAGATCTCCGCCGCATTCCTCGTCACCGGCGAGCTGATCGTCACTGCAGACACGCGCGTGCAGAACACCAAGACGCTGCTGCCGGGGCTGCTGGACGTCGATCTCGGTACCACCAGCGCACAGGTTCGTGTGCCCGGCCGCGTCATCTACGGCATCTATGCCGACTCGCTCACGCGCGGCCGGATCCGCATGGCGGACGACAGCGTGATCGAGATCACGCTCCCGACGCCGCGCGTGTACGCGGTGGAGCCACAGCTGTCGAACATGCAGGTGGAGACCAGCCGCGGCTGGGCACGCCTGTCGCGCGAGACGGAGGAGCAGGTGCGCGAGCGCGCCATCGGCCTGGTCGAGCGTTCGCTGCGCGCGCAGGGACACCGCCACATGATGCAGTCCGTGCAGCCGCGCGTGAACACGGCGCGCGCCATCGAGGCCATGCTGCGCCCCGCGTTCGAGGCGGCGGGCATCCGACCCGAGTTCCGGTTCCGGATCGGTGACGAGATCACCTGGGAATCGGTGCCCGACCGCTGACTGGTTGCCGGACCGTCGGAAATCGCGGGGTGGTCAGCAGA
Coding sequences within it:
- a CDS encoding DUF4230 domain-containing protein, with translation DMVDLAHTTLQQEISAAFLVTGELIVTADTRVQNTKTLLPGLLDVDLGTTSAQVRVPGRVIYGIYADSLTRGRIRMADDSVIEITLPTPRVYAVEPQLSNMQVETSRGWARLSRETEEQVRERAIGLVERSLRAQGHRHMMQSVQPRVNTARAIEAMLRPAFEAAGIRPEFRFRIGDEITWESVPDR